From Simonsiella muelleri ATCC 29453:
TCTAAAGCTGCTTGAATACGCGGTTCTGCAAAATGTCCTTCAATATCAATGAAAAATAAATATTCCCACAAATTCGTCCGACTGGGACGGCTTTCAAATTTCGTCATGGAAATACCTGTTTGCATCAATGGTTCAATAATATGATGCAGCATTCCCGAACGATTGGGCGCACTGACAATCAAAGACGTTTTGTCATGTCCGCTGGGCGTGGTATCTTGATGCCCAAGTACCAAAAATCGGGTAGTATTATTGGGTTCGTCTTCAATATTAGCGGCGATTTTATTTAGCGCGTAAATTTCGGCGGCGGCTTGGCTGGCGATGGCCGCCACACGCGGATTTTGTGCGGCAAGTTTAGCAGCTTCCGCATTACTGGATACCGCCACGCGGCTCACATTATCAGGCAAATTTTTCGCCAACCAATGTTGACATTGCGCCAAAGCTTGTGCATGAGCGTACACTGCATCTAAGTCAGCAAAATCAACATATTGTGTCCGCAAAAAATGATGGTGCACACGCAATACCACTTCGCCACAAACACGTAGTGGCGTATTTACCAACAAATCCAAAGTCCGTCCCACTGAACCTTCTGTGGAATTTTCCACAGGCGCAACCACATAATCTGCCTGACGCGCTTCCACCAAACGCAAGCTGTCATCAACCGTCAAACACGGCACGGTGTGTGCGGCGTGTCCAAAATGTTTCATAGCCGCCAATTGCGTGAATGTACCTTCTGGCCCTAAATACGCAATAGTCAAAGGACGTTCAATGGCAAGACATTCGCTCATGATTTCACGAAACAACCGCGCCACAGCTTCATCGGTCAGTGGCCCAGTATTGAACGCTTTGATTCGGCGCAATACTTGCGCTTCACGCTCGGGACGATACACCACGCCCGTGCCTTTTAATTCGCCAATGGCGCGTGCGTGTTTTGCACGTTCATTCATTAAATCAATAAGTTGATTGTCAATATTATCAATCGCCGTGCGATGGGGAAGAAGTTTGCTGTCATCTGACATAGTATTTCCCAAATACAGAAAAATAGACGGTATTCTAACAAAATTTGTCTAATCTGCGTTTCAAATTTTCAGGCTGCCTGAAAATGAAAAATTGGCTAATCCTTTTCAGGCTGCCTGAAACGCGTTAATATATTTTCTCTCATCATTCATTATTTAAGTGAAAAATCATGCAATTTGATACCGAATTAATCCACGCCGCCTACGACCACAACGACCACAATCGCGCACTCATGCCACCTATTTATCAAAACAGTATGTTTGCGATGCACGAAATCGGCGAAAAAATCCCCTTTAAATATTCACGCTTAGCCAATCCAACACGCAAAATTTTAGAAGATACCATCGCCACTTTAGAAAAAGGCACACATGGTTTTGCATTTGCCAGTGGCGTGGCGGGGATTGATGTAATTTTCCGCACGTTTTTACAACCCAACGACACATTAGTGGCGGTAAGCGATATTTACGG
This genomic window contains:
- the pheA gene encoding prephenate dehydratase; its protein translation is MSDDSKLLPHRTAIDNIDNQLIDLMNERAKHARAIGELKGTGVVYRPEREAQVLRRIKAFNTGPLTDEAVARLFREIMSECLAIERPLTIAYLGPEGTFTQLAAMKHFGHAAHTVPCLTVDDSLRLVEARQADYVVAPVENSTEGSVGRTLDLLVNTPLRVCGEVVLRVHHHFLRTQYVDFADLDAVYAHAQALAQCQHWLAKNLPDNVSRVAVSSNAEAAKLAAQNPRVAAIASQAAAEIYALNKIAANIEDEPNNTTRFLVLGHQDTTPSGHDKTSLIVSAPNRSGMLHHIIEPLMQTGISMTKFESRPSRTNLWEYLFFIDIEGHFAEPRIQAALDVLRERAMFIKVLGAYPVAVL